One region of Acidobacteriota bacterium genomic DNA includes:
- a CDS encoding cation transporter yields MTNTDGNNIYRAGVRRVLLITLLLNLAVVAGKLIAGILAGSLSVISDAIHSSVDSLNNVVGLVVMRYATAEPDDEHPYGHAKFETLAAFAIAGFLFVTCYQISLSAIKKLFSQEAASIEITTLTISVMLVTIAVNVFVAVYEKREGQRLQSEFLIADAIHTRSDILVSCSVLAGLILIRLGYVWLDPVVSLAVAAFIAWNGYQIFKATVPVLVDAAPVPSTRITEIAEAVPGVHSVHDVRSRSQGGEMFIEMHLHVSAEAEADHVASHAITEAVEGRLAEEFGKVTATIHVEPQP; encoded by the coding sequence ATGACGAACACTGATGGCAATAACATTTACCGTGCAGGGGTGCGCCGCGTGCTTCTGATTACATTGTTGCTGAACCTGGCGGTGGTTGCCGGCAAGCTGATTGCGGGCATTCTGGCGGGCAGCTTGAGCGTGATCAGTGACGCCATTCATTCTTCGGTGGATTCGCTGAACAACGTGGTCGGCCTGGTTGTCATGCGATATGCCACCGCCGAACCGGACGACGAACATCCTTATGGCCACGCGAAGTTTGAAACGTTGGCGGCGTTCGCCATCGCCGGGTTTTTGTTTGTCACCTGCTATCAGATCAGCCTCAGTGCAATCAAAAAGCTCTTCAGTCAGGAAGCCGCATCCATTGAAATTACGACGCTGACCATTTCCGTCATGCTGGTGACGATTGCCGTCAACGTGTTCGTTGCTGTGTACGAAAAACGCGAGGGGCAACGGTTGCAAAGCGAGTTTTTGATTGCCGATGCCATCCACACGCGGAGCGATATTCTGGTCAGTTGCTCGGTCTTGGCGGGGTTGATTTTGATTCGGTTGGGGTACGTTTGGCTTGATCCTGTGGTGTCGCTGGCAGTGGCGGCATTCATCGCCTGGAACGGATATCAGATTTTCAAAGCCACAGTGCCGGTGTTGGTGGACGCCGCGCCAGTGCCTTCCACTCGCATCACAGAAATTGCCGAAGCCGTTCCCGGAGTGCATTCTGTTCACGATGTGCGGTCGCGTTCCCAGGGTGGAGAAATGTTTATCGAAATGCACCTGCACGTATCGGCGGAAGCCGAAGCCGACCACGTCGCGTCGCACGCCATCACCGAAGCCGTCGAAGGGCGGCTGGCTGAAGAATTTGGCAAAGTCACCGCGACGATTCATGTTGAACCTCAACCGTAA
- a CDS encoding LysR family transcriptional regulator, whose translation MNLQTIDLNLLLVFEALMSERNVTRAAKRLGLSQPAMSNALTRLRRTFDDQLFLRTPSGMAPTPLAQSLGATISAALTQLRAALEEKREFDPAASEQVFHLLANDYVEILLLPTMLETLKKAGSRIRLRLHRPRNLFEPPSASALKDSFDLAIGFYADTLTLDSSIRSEKLWEEKNVCIASQYHSSLRGKLTLRQYAEADHVAVFYKDEGQGVIDSLLAQKGYARNSALQVPHFTSVPFAVSGSDLIATIPERLAMTFQKQLKLQVLPVPMNLPPFRLAMLWHERFHNDPAHQWLRGLILEQAAADEAAN comes from the coding sequence ATGAATCTGCAAACCATAGATTTGAACCTGCTGCTGGTGTTCGAGGCGTTGATGTCCGAACGCAACGTAACACGCGCGGCTAAACGCCTGGGTTTGAGCCAGCCCGCGATGAGCAACGCGTTAACCCGATTGCGGCGAACGTTCGACGATCAACTGTTCCTGCGTACTCCGTCGGGCATGGCGCCTACGCCACTGGCGCAAAGCCTAGGGGCAACGATCAGCGCGGCGCTCACTCAATTGCGCGCGGCATTGGAAGAAAAGCGCGAATTCGATCCGGCGGCATCTGAACAGGTTTTCCATCTGCTGGCGAATGATTACGTAGAAATTTTGTTGCTGCCAACGATGCTGGAAACCCTAAAGAAAGCCGGCAGTCGCATACGGTTACGGCTTCATCGCCCGCGCAATTTGTTTGAACCGCCTTCGGCATCGGCCCTGAAAGATTCGTTTGATTTGGCCATTGGATTTTATGCGGACACGCTGACGCTGGATTCCAGCATTCGATCTGAAAAGTTATGGGAAGAAAAGAACGTCTGCATCGCCAGTCAGTACCATTCCTCGCTGCGGGGAAAACTCACCTTACGGCAATACGCCGAAGCCGATCACGTCGCAGTGTTTTACAAAGACGAGGGCCAGGGCGTGATAGATTCTTTGCTGGCACAAAAAGGCTACGCGCGGAACTCCGCCCTGCAAGTTCCGCATTTTACGAGCGTGCCGTTCGCCGTTTCAGGCAGCGACCTGATCGCCACCATTCCGGAACGATTGGCAATGACCTTTCAAAAACAATTGAAACTGCAAGTGCTGCCCGTGCCGATGAATCTGCCGCCGTTTCGCCTGGCAATGCTGTGGCACGAGCGTTTTCATAACGATCCTGCGCATCAGTGGTTGCGCGGCCTAATTCTGGAACAAGCTGCGGCGGATGAAGCGGCGAATTAA
- a CDS encoding beta-lactamase family protein, with amino-acid sequence MKTRLSLLVIALLAMAWPVLAQQANTSATQRATDLVHLIESGKRAEMQKYVKENYAPEFLARASVDDHLSFLLGQQDQMRGVEVLGIKETSPTSVEAKLKSKLTGNQVLLIVRTEANAPNRISGIGLRRAKPEPGAQPTKKLTEEEIAKELDAFVQKLADADLFSGAVLVAKDGKPIYKKAVGIANKDFNAPNKIDTKFNLGSMNKMFTAVAIAQLVERGKLSFDDPLSKFLPDFPDKESAEKIKIKQILTHTAGLGGYFSQKFMEASRDRFRTVDDMMKLAREEKILFEPGSRWQYSNTGFLVLGAVIEKVSGQSYYDFVRENIYKPAGMINSDCYELDRVNTNLAVGYEKEFTENGIQFRNNIFMHVLRGGPQGGGYSTVEDLLKFDVALRSGKLVGKEYVKLLLSAKPDLKSPNYGYGFQIDNENQIVGHSGGFPGINSNLDMYLNNGFTAAVMSNYGRGAELIDDKIQQLILSGQPAQVSNR; translated from the coding sequence ATGAAAACCAGATTGAGTTTGCTTGTAATTGCACTGTTGGCAATGGCTTGGCCGGTGTTGGCGCAGCAAGCCAATACTTCGGCGACGCAGCGAGCCACGGACCTCGTCCATTTGATCGAATCCGGCAAGCGTGCGGAAATGCAAAAATACGTAAAAGAAAATTACGCGCCGGAATTTCTGGCGCGTGCCTCGGTTGATGATCATTTGAGCTTTTTGCTCGGTCAACAAGACCAGATGCGCGGCGTGGAAGTGCTGGGCATCAAGGAAACTTCGCCGACCAGCGTGGAAGCCAAATTGAAAAGCAAGCTGACCGGAAACCAGGTTTTGCTGATTGTCCGAACCGAAGCCAACGCGCCGAACCGCATCAGCGGTATCGGGTTGCGCCGAGCCAAACCGGAACCGGGCGCGCAACCTACGAAAAAACTGACGGAAGAGGAAATCGCCAAAGAACTGGATGCGTTTGTGCAGAAGCTGGCCGACGCCGATCTGTTTTCCGGCGCTGTGCTGGTGGCAAAAGACGGAAAGCCGATTTACAAGAAAGCCGTTGGCATCGCGAACAAGGACTTTAACGCGCCCAACAAGATTGACACCAAATTCAATCTGGGTTCGATGAATAAGATGTTCACCGCCGTCGCCATCGCGCAACTGGTCGAACGCGGCAAACTGTCGTTTGACGATCCATTGTCGAAATTCCTGCCCGATTTCCCCGACAAAGAGTCCGCCGAAAAGATCAAAATCAAACAAATCCTGACGCATACCGCAGGCCTGGGCGGGTACTTCAGCCAGAAATTTATGGAAGCTTCGCGCGACCGGTTCCGCACTGTGGACGATATGATGAAGCTGGCCAGAGAAGAAAAAATCCTGTTTGAACCGGGCAGCCGTTGGCAATACAGCAACACGGGATTTCTGGTGTTGGGCGCCGTGATCGAAAAAGTCAGCGGGCAAAGCTATTACGATTTCGTCCGCGAAAACATTTACAAACCGGCCGGGATGATCAATTCGGACTGTTACGAACTTGATCGCGTCAACACGAATTTGGCTGTCGGCTACGAAAAGGAATTTACTGAGAATGGCATCCAATTCCGCAACAACATTTTCATGCACGTGCTGCGCGGTGGCCCGCAAGGCGGCGGCTATTCCACCGTGGAAGATTTGCTGAAATTCGATGTCGCGCTTCGTTCCGGCAAACTTGTCGGCAAGGAATACGTGAAACTGCTGTTATCGGCCAAGCCGGATTTGAAATCGCCCAATTACGGCTACGGCTTTCAGATAGACAACGAAAACCAGATCGTTGGGCACAGTGGTGGATTTCCCGGAATCAATTCCAACCTGGATATGTATTTGAACAACGGATTTACGGCTGCGGTCATGTCGAATTATGGCCGAGGTGCGGAGCTTATTGATGACAAGATTCAACAATTGATCTTGAGCGGCCAACCGGCACAGGTTTCCAATCGCTAA
- a CDS encoding ABC transporter substrate-binding protein, which produces MARREIKVAHSPDSDDAFMFYGLATDKLDTGELQFSHVLKDIQSLNQIAMMTQEYDVTAVSFHAYAYIADNYALLPHGASIGDGYGPIVVAREPVPASELKNMRIAIPGKLTSAFLALKLHTPEFEYGVEPFDEIIDLVANKTYDAGLLIHEGQLTFHEQGLDKIVDLGAWWKKETGLPLPMGGNAIRRSLGPELQKQVSYWLHRSIQFSMDNREAALAYAMQFARDMPTETADRFVAMWVNSSTLGYTDRDRQAVQLLLDEGFKKGVIPNQVQVEFVE; this is translated from the coding sequence ATGGCAAGAAGAGAGATTAAAGTTGCACACAGTCCGGATTCGGACGACGCATTTATGTTTTATGGCTTGGCCACCGACAAGCTGGACACAGGCGAATTGCAATTCAGCCACGTTCTGAAGGACATCCAGTCGTTGAACCAGATTGCGATGATGACGCAGGAATATGACGTTACGGCGGTGTCGTTTCACGCGTATGCCTACATCGCGGATAATTACGCGCTGTTACCGCACGGAGCCAGCATCGGCGATGGCTACGGCCCGATTGTCGTGGCGCGTGAACCGGTTCCGGCCAGTGAATTGAAAAACATGCGAATCGCTATTCCCGGCAAACTGACCAGCGCCTTTTTGGCCTTGAAACTGCACACGCCGGAATTTGAATACGGCGTGGAACCCTTTGATGAAATCATTGATCTGGTGGCGAATAAAACCTACGACGCCGGATTGCTGATTCACGAGGGCCAGTTGACCTTTCACGAACAGGGCTTGGATAAGATTGTGGATTTGGGCGCATGGTGGAAGAAAGAAACCGGTTTGCCGTTACCGATGGGCGGCAACGCCATCCGACGCAGTTTGGGGCCGGAACTGCAAAAACAGGTGTCATACTGGCTGCACCGTTCGATCCAGTTTTCGATGGACAACCGCGAAGCCGCGCTGGCTTACGCGATGCAGTTTGCGCGCGACATGCCCACGGAAACGGCGGATCGGTTTGTGGCGATGTGGGTGAATAGCTCGACGCTGGGGTACACTGACCGCGACCGCCAAGCTGTGCAACTGTTGCTGGATGAAGGCTTCAAAAAAGGCGTGATTCCGAATCAGGTCCAAGTCGAATTTGTCGAGTAA
- the mqnE gene encoding aminofutalosine synthase MqnE gives MLNNFLLDPKLEPIAEKVLANERLSFEDGMALFHSHDLHGVGRLADIVRRRKHGLKTYFNVNRHLNPTNYCYADCKFCGFFVKHNQEGGYTHSLDESLKVAREATEQGATELHIVGGLNTRLPFSYYTDLLSTLKREFPKLHLKAFTMVELDFFAKFFKMTDEEVIEKLHAAGMDSCPGGGAEVFAEETREKICTHKTDGQRWLDIAGKVHHAGIKTNATILYGHIETTEDRVDHFVRLREQQNKSGGFQCFIPLAFYPPGTQLSHLPGPSGIDSLKVIAVSRLMLDNIDHIKAYWVMLGKRLAQTALHFGANDFDGTISNGGELMESYLVETKNENEATKEEIIRLINEAGFEAVERDTLYHPLRAFAAA, from the coding sequence ATGCTTAATAACTTTTTGCTTGATCCCAAACTTGAGCCAATTGCCGAAAAAGTTCTGGCCAATGAACGGCTGAGCTTTGAAGATGGGATGGCGCTGTTTCACAGTCACGATTTGCACGGCGTGGGCCGCCTGGCCGACATCGTTCGCCGCCGCAAACACGGCCTGAAAACGTATTTCAACGTTAATCGCCACCTGAACCCGACGAATTACTGTTACGCCGATTGCAAATTCTGCGGCTTTTTCGTCAAACACAACCAGGAAGGCGGGTACACGCATAGCCTGGACGAAAGCCTGAAAGTCGCGCGCGAAGCCACCGAACAGGGCGCGACTGAACTGCACATCGTCGGCGGATTGAATACGCGATTGCCGTTTTCGTATTACACCGATCTGCTTTCGACGCTGAAACGCGAATTTCCCAAACTGCACCTGAAAGCGTTCACGATGGTCGAACTCGACTTTTTCGCCAAATTTTTCAAGATGACGGACGAAGAAGTGATTGAAAAACTGCACGCGGCAGGAATGGATTCCTGCCCAGGTGGCGGCGCGGAAGTCTTTGCTGAAGAAACTCGCGAAAAGATTTGCACGCATAAAACCGACGGCCAGCGTTGGCTGGATATAGCGGGGAAAGTTCACCACGCTGGAATTAAAACGAACGCCACGATCTTGTACGGCCATATTGAAACCACCGAAGACCGTGTTGACCATTTCGTTCGGCTGCGCGAACAACAGAACAAATCTGGCGGGTTTCAGTGCTTCATTCCTCTGGCGTTTTACCCGCCGGGAACGCAGCTTTCGCATCTTCCCGGTCCGTCAGGGATTGACAGTTTGAAAGTCATCGCCGTGTCCCGCTTGATGCTGGACAACATTGACCACATCAAAGCCTATTGGGTGATGCTGGGCAAACGGCTGGCGCAAACGGCACTGCATTTCGGCGCGAATGATTTCGACGGAACGATCAGCAACGGCGGCGAATTGATGGAATCGTATCTGGTCGAAACCAAAAACGAAAACGAAGCAACCAAAGAAGAAATCATCCGATTGATCAACGAAGCCGGCTTTGAAGCCGTCGAACGCGACACACTCTACCATCCGCTGCGCGCATTCGCCGCAGCCTAA